The bacterium genome includes the window CGAACATGATCAAGGCGAAGGGGACGGGGATGCGAAGCGCCCATCTATGCCATACCTGGCCTATTATCCGGTACAGCTCGTTGAAAGTATTATTCGAGCCGTCTGAAATGTTGTAGATGCTTCCGCTTTTAACTTCGGACTCTATTGCCGCAACTACAGTCCGGGCAGCATCCTTAACATAGACAACGGATATGAAGCGGTGCCTGACACCCACGCTGGGATTGATGAATATGTTGAACGTCTTGAATAACCTTAAGCCCTGCGTATCGCGAGGACCATAGATCATGGGGTAACGAAGTATTACTATGTCAATATCCTTGCTCAGACCAGTGAGGAACCTCTCAGCATCTTTTTTGCTTATGCCGTAGAGCGTGCAGGGAGCATCGGGTTCGTTGCCGTCCCTCTGAACTGGTCCGTTGCTCGGGCCTCCGGCTGCTATGCTCGATACGTAAATGAATTTCTTAATGCCAGCTCTGACGCTCTCCTCCGCGATGGTTTGCGTTATATCCGTATTAATCGAATGGTAATCTCCCCATAGAGCGCCTGCGGCATGTACTACGGCATCGACCCCGCAAAGAATTCGTGAGAGCGCGACCCTGTCGCTCAACTCGGCTACATGAATCCTAAGCCAGGAATGACTTATCCAGCGCCTCGAGCTCGTGGAACGGACAAGCGCATGCACCCGGTATCCTGCTTCGTGGAGCGCCTCGCATATGTGCGAACCGAGGAACCCGGACGCACCGGTCACGAGAACGCTTCTGATATTCTTCTGCATCTTATACCAATGATAATCCGATTATAATCAGAGGCAACAACCCTTGTCTATGTCAACATTTCCTTTTTTTAGTAAGGCTATAGCCACCCCTCGCTCCTGTACCACTCTGATGTAAGCGCAACACCCTCATCTAGCATTGTTTCCGGTTGCCAGTTCAGTTCTCTTGCTGCCCGCTCGATGGATACGAGACGATAACGATATCGGAAATCCCTGATAGTCTCGGGCGTAAGCGCCAGTTCCCTCGTTCTCGACCCGTACATCAGTCCAACAAACGCTGCCGCCGGCCTTGCAGGGACCCTTATGATTCTTGGTTTTTTCCCAAGCGAAGAGGCGATTGACCTGTAAAAATCCTCAAGCGTGTGCGGCATACCGTCGGAGACGTAGTACGTTGAACCCGAAGGAACGGACGCACAAAGGGATGCAAGCACGGCCAGAGCCACGTCCCTGACAAAAACAAGAGACATATATACGGGTCTTGCACCAACGATAGGAACCGCCGGCATCGTTTTGATTAGTTTGAACAATCGAAAAAGATGCTTATCGCGCGGCCCGTAAATGAGGACGGGTCTCAGATTGACTATTGATATCTCATTCTTAAGGGTAGCAAGCGCCTCTTCCGCGTGCTTCTTGCTTTTGCCGTAAGGGGTATGAGGATTGTCAGGATCCGATTCCTTCTTAGGGATTATGTTTCGTGAGAATCCGCCCGCATCCCTGCTC containing:
- a CDS encoding NAD(P)-dependent oxidoreductase: MIKTRKILVTGASGFLGSHICDALHEEGFEVHALVRASSSRKWLGQSWLKLHTFELTDRNSLRSLLKGFDAVIHSAAELIGASVDDLQKVNVEATCILAEEAVRMRVGRFVFISSRDAGGFSRNIIPKKESDPDNPHTPYGKSKKHAEEALATLKNEISIVNLRPVLIYGPRDKHLFRLFKLIKTMPAVPIVGARPVYMSLVFVRDVALAVLASLCASVPSGSTYYVSDGMPHTLEDFYRSIASSLGKKPRIIRVPARPAAAFVGLMYGSRTRELALTPETIRDFRYRYRLVSIERAARELNWQPETMLDEGVALTSEWYRSEGWL
- a CDS encoding NAD(P)-dependent oxidoreductase, which gives rise to MQKNIRSVLVTGASGFLGSHICEALHEAGYRVHALVRSTSSRRWISHSWLRIHVAELSDRVALSRILCGVDAVVHAAGALWGDYHSINTDITQTIAEESVRAGIKKFIYVSSIAAGGPSNGPVQRDGNEPDAPCTLYGISKKDAERFLTGLSKDIDIVILRYPMIYGPRDTQGLRLFKTFNIFINPSVGVRHRFISVVYVKDAARTVVAAIESEVKSGSIYNISDGSNNTFNELYRIIGQVWHRWALRIPVPFALIMFGAWFISKVLKAKTAFNPEQLEMFSKRYWLISPRRANLELGWRPRTEIYKGVRETLDWYKEMKWL